A window of Kribbella sp. NBC_00382 genomic DNA:
GGCCGGATCATGCTCGGCGTCGGTACCGGCGAGGCTCTGAATGAGATCGCTGTCTCAGGTCGTGAATGGCCGGAGTTCAAGGAGCGGTTCGCGCGGCTGCGGGAGGCGGTCGAGCTGATCCGCAACCTGTGGACGCAGGATGAGGGCGTCAGCTCCGACGGACCGTTCTACAAGCTCGTCGACGCCTCGATCTACGACCGCCCGGAGACCCCGGTCAAGGTGTACGTCGCGGCCGGCGGCCCCGTCGTCGCCCGCTACGCCGGTCGTACCGCCGACGGTTTCATCGCCACCTCGGGCAAGGGCATGGACCTCTACACCGAGAAGCTCATCCCGGCCGTCAAGGAGGGCGCGGAGAAGGGCGAGCGGTCCTTTGACGACGTGGACCGGATGCTCGAGGTGAAGATCTCGTACGACCGCGACCCCGCGCTCGCGCTGGAGAACACCCGGTTCTGGGCGCCGCTGTCGCTGACCCCGGAGCAGAAGCACAGCGTCCAGAGCGCGACCGAGATGGAGCGCCTCGCCGACGAGCTGCCGATCGAGCAGGTCGCCCAGCGCTGGATCGTTGCCTCCGACCCCGAAGAGGTCGTCCGGCAACTGCAGCCGTACCTCGACGCCGGCTTCAACCACCTGGTGATGCACGGCCCCGGCCACGACCAGGAGCGGTTCCTCACCCAGTTCACGTCGGACGTCCTGCCGCTGCTGCGCAAGCTCTAGCAAACGATGGAACGCTGGGCGGATACGCCGTACCGGGTCGGGATCTCCGGCTGGCGCTATCCGCCCTGGCGCAAAGTCTTCTACCCCGAGGGTCTGCCGCAACGCGCCGAGCTGGAGTACGCCTCCCGCCGCCTGAACTCGATCGAGCTGAACGGCTCCTTCTACTCGCTGCAGCGGCCCACGTCGTACCAGCGCTGGTACGACGAAACGCCGCCCGGGTTCGTCTTCTCGGTCAAGGGTCCGCGCTTCGTCACGCATCTGAAGAAGCTGGCCGACGTGGAGGCGCCGCTGGCCAACTTCTTTGCCTCCGGCATCCTCGCGTTGGGTGAGAAGCTCGGTCCGGTGCTGTGGCAACTACCGCCGACGCTCGGCTACGAACGTGACCGGCTGGCAGCGTTCTTCGAGTTGTTGCCCAGGTCAACGAGCGATGCTTTGAAGGTTGCCAAAGGCCACGATGACCGGATGGAAGGACGGAGCCTGCTGACCAGCTCGGTCGATCAGCCGCTCCGGCACGCCTTGGAGATCCGGCATCCGTCGTACGAGAACGAAGAGTTCCTTGAGCTCCTGCGCGAGCACGACATCGCCGTGGTCTGTGCGGACAGCGCAGGCAAGTGGCCGATGCTGGATTCCACCACCGCTGACTTCGGGTACGTCCGGTTGCATGGCGCCGAGGAGCTCTATGTGAGTGGCTATGACGATAAAGCGCTCGACGCCTGGGCCGCGAAGATCCAAGCTTGGCAGCGAGACGTCTACGTCTACTTCGACAACGACGTGAAGGTGCGGGCGCCGTTCGATGCCGAGGCGCTGGCCGGACGATTGGGGATCGGTTGACGGTCGAGATAGTGCGTGACGACGATCCGCGCTGCGTGGAGCTGGAGGCGGCGGGGTACCGGATCGTCGGCGAGTCCTGGGCGGCTCGCCTGCGCGATCCCGATCCTGCGGCGCTCAAGCAGGCCGTACTCCGAGCCGCCGGCCTGACCGTCCGTGAGTTGGACCGCTCATCCGCTGCGGCCTGGCATGAGCTCGAGACCGCGAACGAGAAGGACTACCCGTACACGCCTGCCACCCGCCGCGTGGTCCAGCCGGTCGACGAGCTGGCTGAGCTGTGGACGACCGGGCGGGTCTTCGGGGCCTTCGACGGCGAGCGGCTGGTCGGGGCGACGTACATCAGCCTCCAGGGCGAGACCGGATTCACCTCCGTGCTCGACGGGTACCGCGGACGAGGGGTCGGGCAGGCCGTGAAGGCGGCGTCGATTCTCGCGCTGTACGCGGACGGAGTACGGGTGTTCGGTACTGGCGGTGCGGCGCTCAATGACGCCAGCCTCGGCGCCAATCTTGCTCTTGGTTATGTCATCGAGGAGCGCTGGCGGAGTTACGCGCCACGCGACTAGGTGGGGACGCCCTTGGGCCACCACGGCGGGACGTTCGCCGGGCAGATACCGGGCAACGTCGCCGGCGTACCGGCCCAGGAGAACAGTGCGAGGTCGGCGATAGCGATGGCAATCAAGGCGGCGAGCAACGGCATCGTCCACCTGCCACCCTTGCCGCGCCGCATAAAACGGAACACCAGGTTGAACAGCCCGATGTTGACCACAAGCGACACCGGCACCCCGACGAAGAACAGCGTCGGCCCATTACCAACCGGCCCGGTCAAATCAACATGGCAGACGTCCCAGGCCCGCCGGGTCATCACCAGCAACCCGAACGCAGCCGCCCCGCCGATCATCACCGACAGAAACGTCTCACTCTTACTGCTCTTCGCCACAACCGTCACCCTAAGCCGTCCCCAGGCACACGTCTCCAGAAGAGCCAGACCGGGGTGTCGCGGCATACTCTCCCGTCATGGCGACCCGTATGCCGCAGTCTTACGCGCGAGGCGAGCTCGTCATCGTGCTCGACGCGGCTGACCTCGAGCGATCGGCGGACTTCTGGAGTCAGGTGCTCGGGTACCGGCGAGCAGGCTCGTCAGGGAAGTACCTGAGCCTGATCCCGGCCGATGGGGTCGGCTGTGAGCTGCTCGTGCAGCGGGTCGACGACGTCAAGCGCGAGAAGAACCGCCTGCACCTCGATCTGCGCACCGCCGATCTCGAGGCGGAGGTTGCCCGGGTGGTTGCGCTCGGGGCAACTGTCTTGAGTGCGGAGCCGATCGTCGAGGACGGGTGGCGGTGGCAGGTGCTCGCCGATCCCGACGGGAACGAGTTCTGTGTGTTGCAGCTGCCTACGTCGTGATGGTTACTGGGCGGTTGGGGGGTTTTAGGGGGTCGGCGGCTAGGCGGGCGTGGCGTTCTACGTCGAAGCGGGTGCCGTCGTAGGCGAGGCGTTGGCGTTCCAGGCCTTCGAGGAGGAAGCCTGCGCTGGCGGCTACTCCGCAGGAAGCCGGGTTGTTGGTGCGGTGGCCCAGTTCGAGGCGGAAGAGGCCGGCGTCGTGGTGGGCCCAGTCGACGAGGGCTCGGAGGGAGTCCCGGGCGATGCCTTGGCCGCGGACCTCGGCGATGGTCCAGTACCACGTCCAGCCGACCTGGTGCCGGTCGATGTTGGTCACTGCCACGCAGCCGACGGGGTGGTCGTCGGCATCCGCAACGGCGTACACGTGCCCGTTGTCGAGGTCCGCCACCCGGCCGATCCAGTCGACCGCGCTCGCGGTGTCGCGGATGCCGCCCTGGTTGGCCATGTCCGGCTCTCGATGGGCGTCGGTCAACCGCAACGCATCAGCTACCCGCCACCGCCGCAGATCCAGCTTCGACACGTCATAGCCCATCTTTCGAGGCTACCGCCGCCTTCGACCCCGCAAACGCCCGTACGGCGCGTACTCACAACCCTCTAACCGGTCGCGGCCAGCGCGATCCCCGCCGCGTCGACCAGCGCGACGATGCCCAGTACGACGTACTCCGCCCGCGGCTTCTTGCCGTCGTCGACGTCGTAGGTGGTGTCCGGGTCGAAGATGAACGTCACTCCGGAGCTCACCGCGAAGGCCAGGAACAGACAACAGCTCGCCCCGACCATCAACCCGATCGGCGCCGCAACCCGCGTCCCCGTCGCAGTCGTCGCGATCACGAGCGCGAACACCCAGCTGCCCGCACAGACGAGCAGGAACCGGGCACGTACTCGCGCGACCACCGCGGCGACGACGGCTGACACCGGCCATACGGCGTATAGGGCGATCAGGAGGCCGGTGCGCATGAGGCTCACCTTAGGGCGATGAGCCGGATGGTCATGCCTAGGGTTAGGCGCATGGGTTTTCTTGATTTCAGGGATCAGGTCGTGCTCGTCACCGGCGCCAGCAGCGGGATCGGGGCCGCCGCCGCGGTCGGATTCGCTGAGGCTGGGGCGACCGTCGCGTTGCACTACCACCACAACGAGGAAGGCGCTAAGCACACCGCTAACGCAGTGAACACCGCAGGCGGTACTGCGTCAGTGCACCAGGCTGACCTCGCTGTCCCCGACTCGGCCGCCGCGCTGGTCGACGAGGTACTGGCGAAGCATGGGCGGATCGACGTACTGGTCAACAACGCCGGTGACCTGGTCAAGCGTGCGCCGGTGGTCGACGTACCGGACGACGAGTTCCACCGGATCATGGACGTCAACCTGACCTCGGTCTTCGCGATGAGCCGCCGGATCATCCCCGTACTCCGCGCGCAGGGCGGCGGCGCGATCGTCAACGTCACCTCCATCGCCGGCCGGCACGGCGGAGGCGGCGGCTCGGTCGTCTACGCGACCAGCAAGGGGGCCGTCAGCACCTTCACCCGCGGCCTCGCCAAGGAACTCGCCCCCGAAGGCATCCGCGTCAACGCGATCTCCCCTGGCGTCATCCGTACGCCGTTCCACGACCGCCACACCGGCGACGAGCAGATGAAAGCCATGCTCACCACCATCCCGATGGGCCGCACCGGGACCCCGCACGAATGCGTCGGCACCATCCTCTACCTGGCCTCCGACCGGATGTCCGGCTACGTCACCGGCCAGATCATCGAGGTCAACGGCGGCCAACTGATGCCCTAGCGACGGAGCCAGCTCGGGGTGTTCCGGCGGCCGTGGTCAGCGGATCGAGTGACGGCGGACTACCTCTCGGTCCGTCCGGTCAGGGCGGAAGAGGGTGTTGTGGTCGAAGGTGACGCCGGTTGAGCGATAGCCGAGCTCGTCCAGAGCTGTGTGCAGGCGGCGTCTGAGTTCAGGGTTCTTGTCCTCGACCAGTACTGCGCGGGGCAGGAACCGTACGAGCGTCCTAGTCGCGCCGGCAAGCGCAGCGGCCTCGGAACCCTCGATATCCAGCTTGACCACGTCCACCCGGTCCAGCGACTGCTCGCGCGCCCAGTCGTCCAGGCGGATCACCGGTACGTCCTGGACGACCTCGCCATCCGCCTGCAACGACCGGACACCGGAGTCAGCCGGGTCGTACCGGGAGTCGGCATGCAACGACGCCTTGTACTTCCGTTCGCCGAGCGCCACGGGTACCAGCGTGATGAGATCGGCCAGCCCGTTGAGCTCAGCCGCCGCGCGGAGCTTGTCCAGCGAGTCGGCGGCCGGCTCGAAGGCGATCACCCTGCCGCCACCCAGCTCACGCAGTTGCTTGGCCGCGCTGAGACTGTGCAGCCCGATGTTCGCGCCGATGTCGAGTACTACGTCGCCCGGCTTCAGCTCGGCTCGCAGGAATCGCGTCACGGCCGGTTCGTAGCGGCCGGCGTAGTACAGGACTGCCTGCAGGTTGTCGCGCAGGTCGAGTCGCCAGTGCAGGCCTTGTCGGCGTACTGCGATGTCGGTCGCGGCCCACTCCGGGGAGATCTTCACCAGCCGGGGATTCCGGTCCGCGACGCGCGGCGAGATCCGGTTCGCGATCCGGGTGACCCCGGCCTCGGTCAGCCCCTCGGCGGAGCCCATCAGGCGCGCGAGCCGCCGGGCCGAGGAGATCCCGAGCGACCGCCCGGCCGCGTGGGGAACCTCCCACACCGCCCGGCGGACGACTCCATCGCGATACTCCATCCCTCATCGTTACCCGTTTGCGGGCAGAATCACGCGCTCAGACCGTAAGAATCAGTACAAGATCGCCCGTCAGCGGGACAATCGGCGGAATCGTGCTGCTGACAGCGGCAAGAAGATCGCTGTCAGTAACACCGGGCCGATGATCGCCGCTTCCAGCGCATGATCTCCGATCCAGGAAGCCGCGGACGGATCAGCGTTGCCGAACAGCGACCGGGCAGCGGTCGCCGTCGCCGACAGCGGGTTCCACTGGGCGATCGTGCCGAGCCAGTTGGGCATCGTCGAGGTCGCGACGAAGGCGCTGGACAGGAACCCGATCGGCCAGACCACGATCTGGACGGCGACGATGCTCTGCGCGTTCTTCACCGTGAGCCCGATGAAGATCCCGATCCAGAGCAGCGCGAACCGCAGCAGGAGCAGCAGCCCGAACGCCGCCAGTGCCTCGAGTACGCTCCCATGCCACCGCCAGCCGAGCGCGAGCCCGGCGCCGCTCAGCACGATCAACGTGACGGCCGAGTCGAGCAGATCCGTGATGCACCGGCCGAGGACGACCGCGGCCGAACTCATCGGCAGGGAGCGGAACCGATCGGTGACCCCCTTCGCCACGTCGGTCGTGACCGCGGTCATCGTTGCCTCCAGCCCGAACAACATCGCCAGGGCGAAGATGCCCGGCACCAGCAACTCGTAGTACGAGTCTCCGGACGGCATCTCGATCGCGCCGCCGAGCAGGGCGCCGAACATCAGCATCATCAGCACCGGGAAGAGCCAGCCGAAGATCACCGGCCCCGGCTGCATCCGCCAATGCAGCAAGGCGCGGCGCGCGATCGTCCAGCCGTCCGCCAGGGCCCAGCCCAGTCGCGCCGTCATGCCGGCACCCCCGTCCCGGTCAGGTGTAGGAAGACCTCGTCGAGCGTCGGTCTGCGCAAGGTGATGTCCGCTGGTTCGATGCTTGCCTCCTGCAACAAAGTGGCCACTTCGATGAGCGCCCTCGTGCGATCCTTGACCGGGATGCTGACCTTCAGGTCATCCACCTGTACCTCGCCGTCGGCCAGCCGCTCGACCAGTTGCAGGATGTGCGGTACCTCATCCGTTGCCGTGAGCACCAAGTCGAGCCAGTCCGCGCCCAGCTGGGCTTTCAGCGCATCTGGGGTGCCTTCAGCAACGACTTTCCCTGCCTTGAGCATCGAGATTCGGTCCGCCAGTTGATCCGCCTCGTCCAGGTACTGCGTGGTCAGCAGCACCGTCGTTCCTTGCCTGACCAGCTCCCTGACCGCGGCCCACACCTCGGCGCGGCCGGCCGGATCGAGCCCGGTGGTCGGCTCGTCGACGAACAGCACCTTCGGCGCGACGATGAGGCTCGCGGCCAGGTCGAGTCGCCGGCGCATGCCACCGGAGTACTT
This region includes:
- a CDS encoding ATP-binding cassette domain-containing protein, producing the protein MIEAFDVRKNYAGGTEGAGLNGFDLEVSAGTVTGLLGPNGAGKTTAVRILATLLRMDSGEARIAGYDVSRQGADVRRTIGLVGQYAAVDEVLTGKQNLVMFGRLNHLGHTKATSRANELLERFGLKESATLPASKYSGGMRRRLDLAASLIVAPKVLFVDEPTTGLDPAGRAEVWAAVRELVRQGTTVLLTTQYLDEADQLADRISMLKAGKVVAEGTPDALKAQLGADWLDLVLTATDEVPHILQLVERLADGEVQVDDLKVSIPVKDRTRALIEVATLLQEASIEPADITLRRPTLDEVFLHLTGTGVPA
- a CDS encoding VOC family protein, yielding MATRMPQSYARGELVIVLDAADLERSADFWSQVLGYRRAGSSGKYLSLIPADGVGCELLVQRVDDVKREKNRLHLDLRTADLEAEVARVVALGATVLSAEPIVEDGWRWQVLADPDGNEFCVLQLPTS
- a CDS encoding ABC transporter permease, with amino-acid sequence MTARLGWALADGWTIARRALLHWRMQPGPVIFGWLFPVLMMLMFGALLGGAIEMPSGDSYYELLVPGIFALAMLFGLEATMTAVTTDVAKGVTDRFRSLPMSSAAVVLGRCITDLLDSAVTLIVLSGAGLALGWRWHGSVLEALAAFGLLLLLRFALLWIGIFIGLTVKNAQSIVAVQIVVWPIGFLSSAFVATSTMPNWLGTIAQWNPLSATATAARSLFGNADPSAASWIGDHALEAAIIGPVLLTAIFLPLSAARFRRLSR
- a CDS encoding DUF72 domain-containing protein, with amino-acid sequence MERWADTPYRVGISGWRYPPWRKVFYPEGLPQRAELEYASRRLNSIELNGSFYSLQRPTSYQRWYDETPPGFVFSVKGPRFVTHLKKLADVEAPLANFFASGILALGEKLGPVLWQLPPTLGYERDRLAAFFELLPRSTSDALKVAKGHDDRMEGRSLLTSSVDQPLRHALEIRHPSYENEEFLELLREHDIAVVCADSAGKWPMLDSTTADFGYVRLHGAEELYVSGYDDKALDAWAAKIQAWQRDVYVYFDNDVKVRAPFDAEALAGRLGIG
- the fgd gene encoding glucose-6-phosphate dehydrogenase (coenzyme-F420), whose product is MSIRVGYKASAEQFGPRDLVEYAVRAEELGLDSVTVSDHFLPWRHEGGHAPFALSWMAAVGERTNRVLIGTSVLTPTFRYNPAVIAQAFATMGLLYPGRIMLGVGTGEALNEIAVSGREWPEFKERFARLREAVELIRNLWTQDEGVSSDGPFYKLVDASIYDRPETPVKVYVAAGGPVVARYAGRTADGFIATSGKGMDLYTEKLIPAVKEGAEKGERSFDDVDRMLEVKISYDRDPALALENTRFWAPLSLTPEQKHSVQSATEMERLADELPIEQVAQRWIVASDPEEVVRQLQPYLDAGFNHLVMHGPGHDQERFLTQFTSDVLPLLRKL
- a CDS encoding GNAT family N-acetyltransferase → MGYDVSKLDLRRWRVADALRLTDAHREPDMANQGGIRDTASAVDWIGRVADLDNGHVYAVADADDHPVGCVAVTNIDRHQVGWTWYWTIAEVRGQGIARDSLRALVDWAHHDAGLFRLELGHRTNNPASCGVAASAGFLLEGLERQRLAYDGTRFDVERHARLAADPLKPPNRPVTITT
- a CDS encoding SDR family NAD(P)-dependent oxidoreductase is translated as MGFLDFRDQVVLVTGASSGIGAAAAVGFAEAGATVALHYHHNEEGAKHTANAVNTAGGTASVHQADLAVPDSAAALVDEVLAKHGRIDVLVNNAGDLVKRAPVVDVPDDEFHRIMDVNLTSVFAMSRRIIPVLRAQGGGAIVNVTSIAGRHGGGGGSVVYATSKGAVSTFTRGLAKELAPEGIRVNAISPGVIRTPFHDRHTGDEQMKAMLTTIPMGRTGTPHECVGTILYLASDRMSGYVTGQIIEVNGGQLMP
- a CDS encoding FkbM family methyltransferase produces the protein MEYRDGVVRRAVWEVPHAAGRSLGISSARRLARLMGSAEGLTEAGVTRIANRISPRVADRNPRLVKISPEWAATDIAVRRQGLHWRLDLRDNLQAVLYYAGRYEPAVTRFLRAELKPGDVVLDIGANIGLHSLSAAKQLRELGGGRVIAFEPAADSLDKLRAAAELNGLADLITLVPVALGERKYKASLHADSRYDPADSGVRSLQADGEVVQDVPVIRLDDWAREQSLDRVDVVKLDIEGSEAAALAGATRTLVRFLPRAVLVEDKNPELRRRLHTALDELGYRSTGVTFDHNTLFRPDRTDREVVRRHSIR